One part of the Quercus lobata isolate SW786 chromosome 7, ValleyOak3.0 Primary Assembly, whole genome shotgun sequence genome encodes these proteins:
- the LOC115953723 gene encoding uncharacterized acetyltransferase At3g50280-like isoform X1 — translation MTHICFKSTSTIRAAASPNESTRRIELTPWDLQLLLVDHIQKGLLFFKPTPSQEEEVQGSSVIIHLKTSLSRTLDIFYPLAGRLVMVGNDDDKSTSFFVDCNNLGAQFVHAVADDVTVADILDPIYVPDIVNSFFLMNGILNHQGTSKPLLAVQVTELIDGIFIGCTLNHCVVDGSSFWHFFNTWSEISRGNNINPTSISPPIFQRCYFDGIIDFPLHIPFHHNEISDVRSIPPPLKQKVFHFSKKKISQLKAKANAEMSTNNISSLQAVLGHLWRSVVRNRHCSANQEAHYHVAVGMRQRIQPPLPEEYFGNAILLGTVTTTVENLLEHELGWVASQINKVIASQTVEEGRKCIEDWVKSPKISILRGVTRNALITGSSPRFNMYGNDFGWGRPIAVRSGAGNKFDGKLTVFPGMEEGSMDFEACLSPETLQAMIDDSEFMETFAS, via the coding sequence ATGACACACATTTGCTTCAAATCCACTAGTACTATCCGGGCAGCAGCGAGTCCTAACGAGTCAACTCGAAGGATTGAGTTAACTCCATGGGATCTCCAGCTGCTCTTAGTTGATCATATCCAAAAGGGTCTCCTTTTCTTCAAACCTACACCTtcacaagaagaagaagtacAGGGCAGCAGTGTGATTATTCACCTAAAAACCTCTCTGTCCCGCACATTAGATATATTCTATCCCCTTGCTGGTCGCCTTGTCATGGTTGGAAACGATGATGACAAGTCCACCTCTTTCTTTGTTGATTGCAATAACCTTGGAGCCCAGTTTGTTCATGCGGTGGCTGATGATGTTACTGTGGCAGATATCCTTGATCCCATATATGTTCCAGACATAGTCAACTCCTTCTTTTTGATGAATGGCATATTGAATCACCAAGGCACTTCCAAGCCATTGTTGGCTGTGCAGGTAACTGAGCTTATTGATGGTATTTTCATCGGCTGCACTTTAAACCATTGTGTAGTCGATGGTAGTTCATTCTGGCATTTCTTTAATACCTGGTCTGAGATATCTAGAGGTAATAATATTAATCCCACATCAATATCTCCTCCAATTTTCCAACGTTGTTATTTTGATGGTATTATCGATTTCCCACTTCATATTCCTTTCCATCACAATGAAATCTCTGATGTGAGGTCCATTCCTCCTCCCCTGAAACAAAAGGtctttcatttttcaaagaagaaaatttcaCAACTAAAAGCAAAAGCCAATGCCGAAATGAGCACCAACAACATCTCGTCCCTTCAAGCAGTATTGGGTCATCTTTGGCGATCTGTGGTTCGCAACCGGCATTGCAGCGCTAATCAAGAGGCTCATTACCACGTAGCTGTGGGAATGAGGCAAAGAATACAACCACCGTTGCCAGAAGAATACTTCGGAAACGCGATTTTATTGGGGACCGTAACAACTACAGTTGAAAATCTTCTTGAGCACGAATTAGGCTGGGTGGCTTCACAGATAAACAAGGTGATTGCTTCTCAAACAGTCGAAGAAGGGAGGAAGTGTATAGAGGATTGGGTAAAATCCCCAAAGATATCAATACTTCGAGGAGTAACACGTAATGCATTGATCACAGGAAGCTCGCCGCGATTCAATATGTATGGTAATGACTTTGGTTGGGGAAGACCTATTGCTGTGCGAAGTGGTGCTGGCAACAAGTTTGATGGAAAGTTAACAGTGTTTCCTGGAATGGAAGAAGGAAGTATGGATTTTGAAGCTTGTCTTTCGCCTGAGACATTGCAAGCTATGATAGATGATTCAGAGTTCATGGAGACTTTTGCCTcataa
- the LOC115953723 gene encoding uncharacterized acetyltransferase At3g50280-like isoform X2 has translation MTHICFKSTSTIRAAASPNESTRRIELTPWDLQLLLVDHIQKGLLFFKPTPSQEEEVQGSSVIIHLKTSLSRTLDIFYPLAGRLVMVGNDDDKSTSFFVDCNNLGAQFVHAVADDVTVADILDPIYVPDIVNSFFLMNGILNHQGTSKPLLAVQVTELIDGIFIGCTLNHCVVDGSSFWHFFNTWSEISREKKISQLKAKANAEMSTNNISSLQAVLGHLWRSVVRNRHCSANQEAHYHVAVGMRQRIQPPLPEEYFGNAILLGTVTTTVENLLEHELGWVASQINKVIASQTVEEGRKCIEDWVKSPKISILRGVTRNALITGSSPRFNMYGNDFGWGRPIAVRSGAGNKFDGKLTVFPGMEEGSMDFEACLSPETLQAMIDDSEFMETFAS, from the exons ATGACACACATTTGCTTCAAATCCACTAGTACTATCCGGGCAGCAGCGAGTCCTAACGAGTCAACTCGAAGGATTGAGTTAACTCCATGGGATCTCCAGCTGCTCTTAGTTGATCATATCCAAAAGGGTCTCCTTTTCTTCAAACCTACACCTtcacaagaagaagaagtacAGGGCAGCAGTGTGATTATTCACCTAAAAACCTCTCTGTCCCGCACATTAGATATATTCTATCCCCTTGCTGGTCGCCTTGTCATGGTTGGAAACGATGATGACAAGTCCACCTCTTTCTTTGTTGATTGCAATAACCTTGGAGCCCAGTTTGTTCATGCGGTGGCTGATGATGTTACTGTGGCAGATATCCTTGATCCCATATATGTTCCAGACATAGTCAACTCCTTCTTTTTGATGAATGGCATATTGAATCACCAAGGCACTTCCAAGCCATTGTTGGCTGTGCAGGTAACTGAGCTTATTGATGGTATTTTCATCGGCTGCACTTTAAACCATTGTGTAGTCGATGGTAGTTCATTCTGGCATTTCTTTAATACCTGGTCTGAGATATCTAGAG agaagaaaatttcaCAACTAAAAGCAAAAGCCAATGCCGAAATGAGCACCAACAACATCTCGTCCCTTCAAGCAGTATTGGGTCATCTTTGGCGATCTGTGGTTCGCAACCGGCATTGCAGCGCTAATCAAGAGGCTCATTACCACGTAGCTGTGGGAATGAGGCAAAGAATACAACCACCGTTGCCAGAAGAATACTTCGGAAACGCGATTTTATTGGGGACCGTAACAACTACAGTTGAAAATCTTCTTGAGCACGAATTAGGCTGGGTGGCTTCACAGATAAACAAGGTGATTGCTTCTCAAACAGTCGAAGAAGGGAGGAAGTGTATAGAGGATTGGGTAAAATCCCCAAAGATATCAATACTTCGAGGAGTAACACGTAATGCATTGATCACAGGAAGCTCGCCGCGATTCAATATGTATGGTAATGACTTTGGTTGGGGAAGACCTATTGCTGTGCGAAGTGGTGCTGGCAACAAGTTTGATGGAAAGTTAACAGTGTTTCCTGGAATGGAAGAAGGAAGTATGGATTTTGAAGCTTGTCTTTCGCCTGAGACATTGCAAGCTATGATAGATGATTCAGAGTTCATGGAGACTTTTGCCTcataa